DNA from Bubalus bubalis isolate 160015118507 breed Murrah chromosome 7, NDDB_SH_1, whole genome shotgun sequence:
AAGGCTCAGTATTTCTTTCctatacaatgaaaaagaaaggataaaatgtttattaaactggaaggtataaaaatattcactggCATTCTAATTCTTTACTTACAGCAAAGCTAAAgtacaaaattttcatttttaatcccaCTGACCTTTCTGAAGTATGACAAAGTACGATAGTGTGGTATAAGTGCAAAAAGTTTAAGGCAGTAGTAGCTTCGAATTCATAGTgcaatttttctgaaattattttttccatccgCTTTATGTCAGAAGCAGTACATTTACATTGGCTAATCCGGATCACGTCATGAGTAGATGGAATATTGCATTCTTCTTCAACTATTCTAGCAGCCAGCAAAAAACAACAGACTCCAATGCAAGATAAATGCTTAGGTTTCACCTGAAAAACAAGGAACAAAAGGCTTCTTCCAACAATTGTCACTTTAACTTCGCAAAGCGGACACTTAAAATACTGTAATGAGCCCCTACTCTTAAGATAGAACATGATCAAACTGCTTCCTTGTATTTACCCTTACATAAAATTAAACTTAACCGTTTTTACATTTTAAGCTGTCTTAACCtccctttaaaaaacagaaaaaacattttgAGCATTTAATTTAAACgcggctaaaaaaaaaaaaattaatgcaaattcAAAAGCTAGGTTTCTAAATACACTGTATTTCTAACTTACAAAACTCATAATAGTACAatctcccccaaaataaattaaGCCTAACACCAAGAAAATATACTTCTTTGAATATAAAAGTAAcatattcatctttttatcttcttATCTATTTAAGAATCATCCTATGCCTCAATGCAAATTTGCCCCCAAGAGAGCTACTGCATCTGATGTGCAGAGTGGAGCAGATGTAAAAGCTGCCATGGACAGATGGCTGCCCTTTTCTTTTCAGTGCCCTGAAAACTGACCCAGCAGCTGACAAGAATCCTACTGGCAGAAGAATAACATTTTTCTAACAGTTACTGATCGatgtttttttagatttatttttaagtgaagtatagttgaattacaatgttatatatattacTGTTATTCAGCAAAGTAACTCCGtcagtatacacacatatatacaaatatacattctttttcatactatTTCCCATTCTGGTTCATCACAGGatatagagttccctgtgctacacagcagggcCTTGTCATTCAACCATTTTGTAGACACCAGTTTGCACCTGcgaattccaaactcccaatccaatcctcccctgcccctctggCACCCCCCAGTCTATTCTCTTTGTCCttagttctgtttctgtttcatagacaggttcatttatgtcatattttagactccacaaATAAGTGAAATCTTATGAGTCGCTGGTAACTGTTAATAAGACTGTGGCTCCCTGCTTTGAAAAGGTTTCTCATAGGGAAAGCACTAGGTCACCTTTAACATACTGCTATACGGCTATTTGGCATGTTTCAGGTGTTTAAAAATACCTAGGCTTAACAGAAACATACtgggaaatgaaaatatgaaaacctTATTTTGAGAGCTGTGTAGATACAAAACACCCAAAAAAAGTAGTTTTCATTGTGTCACATCTTCAAAGAAAAGTTATGTAGGAGATACATCAAAACCTAAGATACAACAATACACTGACTTTTGTAGTCTCTTAATCGGAACTAAAGATCACAACTCTGATCATTAAAAATGCTTATGTATAATAACAAATACATTCATTTACCAAATAGTTACAGAATCCTTTATGCTAGGTATTGTGCTGGGCACCGggtattaaaaaatgaagttgtgtttacaaaaatgattaaatacCTTCATAAGAGCCAAGAATCTGTCCAAAATATTGACAGCCAAGACAAAAGTTTCAGTGCAAGATCCAAAAAAGTTGGTCAAACTCCTCAAATCTTCGACTTTGGCATTTCTCAATCTTGGACACAAAGTGTTATCCGTCTGCAATAAAAACCAAGAGCCAAAGTTTATGCCTGTCTTAGAACTAAAATGGGTAATACACACAGATTCAAAGAAGGTAATTGTTTCACTTAATCTTCAAGAATATGGGGGGCAGAGTGCCATCATTGAATCAAAGTGCTGCAGTTTTTCAGATAGAAAATGTGTATACatcaccaatttttaaaaatatacatcacaTAATTGGGCAAATCACACAAAAAACATATATACATCATCAGACATTCAGCAACTCAATATACTTCTGGAAGCCACACTTCCAGAGGGTTACATCAAACAGAATCCAATTCCCTTGTAATGGACACATAGAAGGTTCCTTgtctccttttattaaaaaaagaaaaaccacttaGGAGTCTACAATATAGAAGTACTGCATAGGCAGAGGGTATTTCCACAAATGACCTGCTCAATTTCCAGGGACTCTCCCACTCAGAAGCCGGAGACTCGGGGTGTCACTTCTGAAGACACACTTCCCTAGAGTTAGTATCGCTCTCGTTCTTGCTAAGAAACAAAACCAATGACCCGGTATTAAGATTTATCTTAATATTCTAGGAAGATCGATTTTGGTCTTAAGAAACTTTGCAGCCTTTAATCCAGActcaactaaaataaaaaaataaatatgtgtctctgtgtgtatatatatacacacacacatgtatttttaaagtcacCTCCCCAAGCCCCGTCAGCGGCTGCCGCAAGATATCTTTCCTGGGAACTCACCTCCGGGGTAGCCTCGATCAAGCTCAGCCCTTTTTCTCGAGGTTGGAATCTCTGTTCCTGCTCTAGGTAGAGGTTCAACAATCCGAAGAGCTGGACACCTTCGCGACCGGCCAAGTACTCTGCTCCCAAATCCTTCATCTGCAGcaaaaacaccacacacacacagttcagtgTATCCTGGGGGTGGCCGGGGTGAGCGAAGGAGAGCACAAAAGAGCAGGGGTTAATACCTCCAGCGAGGGGCGCACCAGCACACCCCGGCGAGAAGCGAGTGAGGGGACCAGTCACGTCCAGCCGAACCCGGCGGAATCCTCCCCCGCGGCCAGGGAGGTGTGCAAGGGGGAGGGGCCGTGGGCACGTCCGCCGGCCAGCGCAGGGTCAGGCCGGCCAGCCCTGGCCTCCCGGCCGTTTCACAAGCAGGAAACTGTACCCGGGGCTGCGGTGTCCGAACGGCCCGCCCCACCTGAAGTCGTGGGGCCAGGGGCTTCTGCCCAGTGGACCGCACCCGGGGCTCCGAGAGCAGCGGATCCCTGGGGTAGGGGCTTTGCACAATGCGGGGGGATGGGGAAAGAAAGTCTCGCGACTGAACAAAGAACCGGAGGGAGGAGACTCCcgagccccgcccctcccgcGGAGCCCGGCTCCAGAAGCCCCTCTCGCAGGAGTCCAGCCCCTAAGCCTTCCCCATGCGCATCGACTGCGCCTCCTCGGAACAAAACCGGAGTGCCGGAGACCTCGGTTCCACAAAGCGCTGGCGGCGCGGCTCAGCCGATCGGGGTCCGGGGGAGGGCAGAAAATCCAGCCCGTCCCGTGCCCAGACAACACCCGTCCATGCCCGATTCCGCAATTGTGCGGAGACGAGGAGCTGTCAATCCAAAATCCATCCCAACGAGCCCCCTGTGACAAaatgggcgggggggggggggcaccaaAGAACTGCTTCCAGCTTCCTTGACACTGCACGCATCCCATCAGCATCTCTCCGCCCCCGGGTGCCCACTGCCCCAGGGCTGAGGGGCAGGACGGGAACTGCTCCCCAGGCTGAGGGGTGGCCACTCTGACATCAGTCCCCGCAGCTCCGACCAAGAACAAAGAAACTCTGCAATCCCGGCTGGGCCCACTCACCGTGCTGGAGCCGCGCCTCCACCGGCCCGCGGCGTCACGGTCGGAGGGGACTGGGTGCGGCGGGAGCGTCCGGACCAGTCTCCGAGGTCAGAGACCTGCCGCCTCAGCGGTCCCCCCGGACCGGCATCCGACCcttcccaccccctgccaccGGCGCTTGTGGCCTCACAGCCCCGGCTTCATCCTGCTGCCCGCGCGCCCACCCTCCTCCTGGGGCGCTGCACCGGCCCCTCTAGCCCAGGCCGACTGCGGGTccaccgccgccaccgccgctgcTGCGGATGCCGAAGCAAAccccttgtttttgttttgagtttcCGACGCCCCCAAGGGGGTGGGGCACGTGACTCCCCGCGGAGGGATCCGCCGCTGCCGCAGCAGACTTGGAAAAAGAGTCCCGCCCCTAAGCGTCTGTCTCCAGTCAGCTTTGTGGCTTTCTCGACTCGCTATGGCTTTACCGAACCAATCCTCCCTCTCGGTTCCAGGGCGCAAGATGGAATCTGGGCACCGACTTTATTCGTCGACTGATcccaaaaaggaaagagagggagttTGGAGCGAGGGACGGAAGAAGATAGGTTCCGGCCTCATCGCACCTTTTAAAGGTCCccgatttgttttgttttcgctGTTTTGAAAAGTCCGCCCAAAGTAGCCAGTTCCCTGATTGGATACTGGTGGGGCGAGCAGAATTCTGAAGCTCCGATTCAATCTCGAGTCTCGATTGGCTAACTGATTAGCCCTTGGGCCCTCTGATTGGTTGTTACCGTATCTTGCGCCTCTCTCTGCCTTGGGGGCCTTAGTAACTCTGAGGTCTGGATTGCGCATGCCTGAGTGGACCACTAAAGAGGACTTACTGACCTACCCCTGGGTCTGCGCATTCCTTCCCATATTTCCCTCAAGCCCCTCGCCTGCACCGGTCTGCGGAGAATCTCACGTTGGGCTCTCACCTCCCCATAGAGCTGAAACAGCTAGCCTTTGTGACAACCTCTTCCACCACGGGAggatttttctcccttccttctttgttttGTCCTTCAGGTCCATTTTGCATCAGTCAAATTATTGTAAAAATTTTCAGTGTTTACTAGTAAAATGTTATCATCTTTGATTTAAAGTTTtcctaccaaaagaaaaaaaaaagatttttaaaacacgATTGGCAAAAAGAGTTGTTGAAACTGGGTGATGGATACAAGAGGGTTTGTTATACTAGTCTTTATATTTGTGTGTACCTTGAAATGTtcctgtaataaaaataaatattcagtgaaaGGACTTAAAAAGTTACCTGTGCACACTGATGGTGGCAGGCAATTGTCTTAATAATAGCACACCTCCTGAGGTTGTACTGTTGTTTTAATGAAGACTTGGAGAGGCTTCTTGGTCCTTGGTCACCTGTAAATTATCATTTATTGTCCATTATAATTAGACTTGTTACTAAGAGGAGACACTTCTCTTAAGGCGGggcaaaaagcaaagcaaagaatgCCTTAGGCCGGAGAAACTTTTACACGGAGTATCTCTGAGAGATATTAAGATGCTCCCCTCCAACATTTATAGTTACTTTCTTTACCTTCTCTTGCTTCCTCCCTGGCCATCTGCTCAACAGGCAAATCAGTAAATAGCACATTCTCTTGTTCTACTCTAAATAATAATCAGCCCCTAGGAagttatttttctgcctttctgtaTGTTTTCTGTGAATTGTTtggttatttataaaatatgggaAGACATGTGACAGATTTCACAACAGCTTGCTCTTTTTTCCAGAGCAGctaagaaattttagaaatagatCCCTTTGCATATAAACTAGGACCAGACATACGTATCTGCAGCACAGAGCAGCTGCGGGGAGGCCAGCTCCGAGAACTAATCCTGCTATTTCAGAGTTGTGACTTTGTTCACGGTTTtggaaaattaatacaattacaTTAAGAGACTGCTTGTGATTAGCAGTTTCCATAATTTTATTCAATGTGTGTTTGATCTATGAGACTGAAAACTACTTTTGTCTGATATAAACTTGCTGGAAATCTATgctgaaaaacataaaagaatgcatgtaactaaaatggaaaataggACTAAGATtagaattacatatatatacatgatagCTTGTTTTACAGTGTACAAAGAGACTCAGCAAACagttcagagagacagaaaagagctGAATGGAAAACATGCACCATGAAAAAGGAGAGTATGCTCTCCTTGAACATGATGGAGATTGTGGACTTTTCTTCAAGTAGAAGGGCAAAGATAGAAGAGGAACATAAAATATAGAATAAGTGATATGAAGCAGGAAATGTAAATCTTCTATGTGgtagaagattttttaaataatagagaaGATATAAGAcaaaaaggaagagatggagatATTGACCTTTGCCTACATCTGTTACAAAGGTCTacaaaatgtatagaaatagtATAGACAATGTATACTATTTATAATTGTGGTTTTATGTGTCTTCTAACAGGCAGCTTCTTGAATGATAAGCAATTCTCTCCAGAAAGCTTTGTAAATGGTATTGAATTTCCTGCTCTTTAGAGGCCCTGTTCAGTATAGAAAAGACTGATCCAGTTGTCTGATATGGAGCCTCTTGTCCATTTTAGTCCACTTATCTTTTTAAGATAAAGGAaagcaatcattaaaaaaaataattggtcCAGTATTaaatcttccttaaaaaaaaaaaacccttttaaaaaaatttatttttaattgaaggataattgctttgtactattttgttggtttctgccatatgaatcagtcataggtatgcATAGGCCCTCCtctttcttgaacctccctcccacctcccatcccatcccacccctctaggttgtcacagagtgccagctggagttccctgagtcatacaacaaattcccactggctatctattttacatatcgtAGTgtttatgtttccatgttactcactCCATTGgtgcccccctctcctcccaaccccctgccccacaagtgcccacaagtctgttctgtatgtctgcatctccactgctgccctgcaaatgggttcaccagtaccatctttctagattccatatatatgtgttaatatacaatatttggggggaaagaaaaaacagacttcTTTTTAACAATGATTATCTTCTGGAATAGAAAATGATACAAGTCTTCTCTTTTTACTCTGctgatttttctaaatgtttgtgaattttttttaattttcttaatgacaGCCTTTCTCCAGGCTCTATTTGTCCTTAGCACATTGACTTACTTTACTGCAGCTTTAAGTTAAGtagctcgctcagtcgtgtccaactctttgtgaccccgtggactgtatcccaccaggctcctccgtccatgggattctccagacaagaatactggagtgggttgccatttccttctccaggggatcttcccaacccagggatcaaacccaggtctcccgcattgcaggcagacgctttaacctctgagccaccagggaagccctgcagcttTAGATCTTAGGTATTAAAGACATTCTCCTCTAGGCTAATCAAGCTTTATCTATCAGCTGCCTTTCAGTCTTTCCTAAGTAAGCTTTCTTGAGGGCAACTTTTCTGCATTGTGTGTGAATGCAAAATAGGGAATCAGAAATCCAGCAGTCCTCAAGAAGGGTATTGAGGAGTTGTGTCTCATTATAGATATGTGGTCTACAGCATAGTGATGGGGGTGCAGTTGGGTCGGGTGATACTCTATGCCCCATGAAGGCCTGACAGAGAATCAGCCGTCCTCAGTGACATCTGAAACTGTAAAAAGAGAAGATGGGCACAGAGCAGGAAGTAAACAGCAGCAACACCCACGTAGAAACAATGCCTCCCTTCAGCAAAACCTTGACTCGTGAGGAGTGTCCTTCAAACCTACCCACATTTAAGTTTCCAccttgaaaagaaaatagaacatcCCCAAGCAGCTGCTGCCCTGGCTTCCCCAAATGCCTTAAACGTGACTTCCCTGAGCTTTGTAAGACATCAAAATTCCCACAGAACTATCTAGATAGCATCTTTCTTCTCAGAAATGAGAAGTTTTAGATAATACATCCTACTTTTATAACAGATGTTGAATGACTAAACACTAGATGCCAGACATGTTACTAGGGAGAGatagaaaaacagataaataaaacacagtCCCAGAATATGCCCTGGTGTATCTAAGGTGTAGGGCAGATGCTCTAGAAGGTGATTGGAATGCCTGATTTGAGACCCAACTTTCCTATTCACTGGAGATAGTACCTCGAACGCTTTGAATAATTTGCTTTGTCCAGAGTGTCAAAAGGGGGACTACCATCATACATGGGACTTTGCCAATGCTGTGACTTCAGGAAGAAACAAAGTGATCATCCCTAACCTCATCAAAGGAATCAGGTAGAAAGCAGCCCTACGAGGGAAAGAAACTCAGGATCAGGATGGGAATGCTGACAAAAGACCccatttccccttcccctccactcACTATATCTAACTCCCTGCCTAGGCTGTTTTCTGTCCTTGAGGGTGGTTTGCAGTTCCAAATTTCCAATGCTTAGATTAACCTTGCTAGCAGAACCTGTAAAGGAAACAGGAATGCTTGTCAGAGACAGAAGCATTGGAAAAGCCTAACCTAACTCGGGGTGCCATCTTGAAGTAATTTAGATCTTTTAACCAAGACTTCATTTTTGAATCTGAATTGGAAAGAATGAGACAATGTATAGGcagacagttcttttcttttccaagtaATCACAGACTAAATCAGTGAAGGGCTCATATATTCTGCTTTCTGACTTTCTCATGGACAAGACTTCAAATCTGAAATTAGCAAATCCAATGTTCTATTTATCCCATAGTGTTTTGTTGcagttgtgttttaaaaatagaagtatgtTGCATCTTTCCGAGGGAGTGTCTGCTTATCTCTgtaagggttcagttcagtcgctcagtcatgtccgactctttgtgaccccatgaattgcagcacgccaggcctccctgtccatcaccaactcccggagttcactcagactcacgtccattgagtcagtgatgccatccagccatctcatcctctgtcgtcccc
Protein-coding regions in this window:
- the CCNG2 gene encoding cyclin-G2, which produces MKDLGAEYLAGREGVQLFGLLNLYLEQEQRFQPREKGLSLIEATPETDNTLCPRLRNAKVEDLRSLTNFFGSCTETFVLAVNILDRFLALMKVKPKHLSCIGVCCFLLAARIVEEECNIPSTHDVIRISQCKCTASDIKRMEKIISEKLHYEFEATTALNFLHLYHTIVLCHTSERKEILSLDKLEAQLKACCCRLTFSKAKPSILALCLLNLEVETLKSIELLEILLLVKKHSKVNDSEFVYWRELVSKCLAEYSSPECCKPDLKKLVWIVSRRTAQNLHNSYYSVPELPTIPEGGRFDESESEDSCEDMSCGEESLSSSPHRDQECTFFFSFKVAQTLCFPS